TATGCCCCCGCCCTATCCGGAGCAGAGTCCGGGAAATCCGGAGACCGAGGAAAATCTCACTTATTCGGTCAGAAAACGCTCAATACTTATCCTATCagaaatataattacatattcttgTTTGTCTCGTTGAgacgaagaaaatgatataaagaactttgagATTGggcaataaataaaaagaatatggCCGATGAGGGAAATTTGGCCACGCCGACAGAAATACAGGAAAATGCACAGTTTTTCGGATgtgaaatctttatttattaCTCTATCTTAAAGTATCTTATATCATCTTCTTCGTCTCAGTGAGACGAAGAGAATGGTATCAACTTCATATAGCTAGGTCTATGTATAAGAAAACCACAACTCAAAAACCTGTATTTTTCACTCCTCGAAAAAAATCTAAGTCCAAATTCACAAGTTTTTGGGGGACGAAATTTTTATTTATCACCCTAGCTATTATTTGattatatattctttctcgtctcgtTGAGAcgaatacaatgatataagatATCATGGGATAGGAGCATTAATAAAGACTTGGTCCCCCAAAAACTGTGCATTtcctatataattcattgaGCGTGGCAAAATCtgacacaaaatattttttttctttatttattgtagtacatcagagttctttatatcaatttgttcGTCTCAAAAGAGGCccaaataatatacaatcagaTTTGGGGTATCTTGAAGAATATTAATTTTAGGTGGCCATAATTGATTTTGGACTTTAGCGTCCGAGACATATATAAGCCAAATAGGAAAAACTTTCATTGATCAAGCTATctcaaagttctttatatcattctTTTCGTCTCAACGAGACgaacaaaatgatataaagaactttgagATAGGaccatcaataaaaaaaatatgacctAAGTGGCAAATTCTGACACGCACAATGAATTATATAGGGAATACATACCTTTTGGGGGACCAAATATTTATTAATGGTCCTATCCTATAGTGTCTTATATCATGTTGTTCGCCTTCacgagacgagaaagaatatgtcaTCAAATAATTGCTAGGGtgataaataaagattttacacCCCAAAATCTTTGTTATTTGGACTTAGAGTTTTTCCGACGAGGGAAAAATACCAATTTCTGGACTGTGGTTTACTTATACATAGACTTAGCTAAACAAAGTTGATATCATTCTCTTTGTCTCATTGAGACGAATAAGGGGATATAAGGTACTTTACTATTGAGTAGTTAATAAAAAATTCACATACCAAAAACTGTGCATTtcctatataattcattgaGCGTGGCAAAATCTGACacaaaaattttttttctttatttattgtaGTACAtcaaagttctttatatcaatttgttcGTCTCAAAAGAGGCccaaataatatacaatcagaTTTGGGGTATCTTGAAGAATATTAATTTTAGGTGGCCATAATTGATTTTGGACTTTAGACTCCGGAATGCACATATAGCTCAAATAGGAACTGCTTTATATCACTAAGTCTTCTGTTAAAGATAGTTTTTCTCCCAATAACTTCTCCTCTGCACCAGTACGCTGGTGTGGGggactttttttttctcccaATAACTTGTCCTCTGCACCAGTACGCTGGTGTGGGggactttttttttatcactcgatgtaaaatgactaagtccaaattgtaaaaggtttagggcataacattttcattatcCATCCTACacttattttaattacatattctttctcgtctttttaagacgaaaaaaatgatataaagcacaATGTCATAGCTCAAGTAATAAAAATTTTGCCACCTGAAATACTTGACATTCCTATTGAGATTATGTCCCTTTTAGGAGGGTAAATAACAAAGACATATTCATGTCCTAAAACTTTATTATTCAGgatatttaaaagatctttacatcatttttttcgTCTTGAGGAGACGAGAaggaatatataatcatattttatgtaacatgaataataaaaatgttgaccccagataacctgatttgggacttagactttttccaacgaatgactgaaaatgcttttgggggctcataattttatttatcaagcTAGAAATAAGAACTTGGTATCACCTGGTTCGCCTCATTGAGACGAAAAACATGATATAAGAAACATTAAGGTGTGATAATAAATAAGGAAATGACCCcaaaaagcattttttatcactcgctgtaaaatgactaagtccaaattgtaaaaggtttagggcataaaattttcatttttcatcctacatttattttaattacatattctttctcgtctttttaAGACGAAAACGATGATATAAAGCACACTCATATAACTTAAGAAATTAAAAGTTGACCCCCAAATATCTATACATATACTTTGACATTAAGGCCagcatttttttatttttaggttTACAAACCCGCCGCTCGCTTTTTcgaattttcagaaaaaaaataaaattgagaaaattgggattttttttctttccgaTGTCAAATTTGTATCGGGATCGAGATTTTGAATTTACGAACTCGTATTTCCGGTTGATGAAAACATGGCGCTTTGATGGAGAAAACGTGTATGGCCTGGTTTAGTATTAAATATATCGACGGGAGTGCCGTTCGGAAAGTTTTCGCTCGATCGGAGGACACCCAACTTGCTGGGGAATTTGTTGTTCAGGGGTATGTTGGTGAGATGAGGCATTTGGTGAAAATTGAGGGTTTTAAGACTGACCCAGATGAAGCAAATTCAAGGCAGAGTGAAAATGCGATGCAAATACCGAACGACATGCCAATGCATACTGTCGCTGCATTTGGGGTGCGATACTTAGTGGTATACTATGAAAACAACGCCAAGGCAGTTCCCGAACCAACTAAACGAAATGCTTTTGATGTGCTCCGTGATGTAAACAGAGTTTATGACTGGCTGCCCCCACCCAAGTAAGTTCTTATCAAGTAATAAAaaccctaaaaaaaaaaaaagaaaacaacaacaacaaaaaaccatgtaattttaaaagtcGGCAATATTAAAATGCAATGTACGAGCAAATCCTCTTTTTGAGCTACTTtcactttacatgtatatagctatAGTGTTCCtcttgaaattttatttcaaagtttttgaatttttgttaaaattttgtagAAGGACACCATCAAACAATAAGGACAAGCTCTATAATGATGTTCTTCAGAAATGTATGGATACCTTTCAAGTTGGTTTTCGTAGACAACAGCAGGATATTGGATCAAAGATCATCAACACTCTAGTGGAAACTCTTTGGTTTATTGACCCTTTTCTTGACAAAATGAAGGAAAGATCCTGCAAGATCCCAGACGAGCTCTACTTTTGTGGATACAGAGATTTGAAAAAGtgtcataaaaaatatgttggtGTACAGGTAAACTTGATTGCTATGtgaaaatgatatttgatattttggattattgttttgaaaaaaaaaaaaaaaaaataacaaacatgTCCAGGGTGTCTTAGTTTTTACTGAAatacttcaatattttatttagaaataGGATAACAACAACATACAGTGACTAAATTGTTTTTACAGATGAAAGAGCCAGAACTTAAGGCCAGTCTAGATGCCTTAGCAGAGGTACTGATGTATCCATGGTGGACGAATCCTCGCTTTCAAGTATTTTACAAATGTGTGAATGGTCTGTACAAGGCATTGGAGAAATACCATAAATTTCTAGCAAATCAGCAGGAGCGTACCAACCAAAACCATGCATCCCCTACACCTGTTAGATCTCTCAACGACAATTGGTCCTTAAAGTCTATAGAGGGTCAGTATTTAAAACAtcatcacaaggtcaaagttttgAATAGCAAGGGCCAaaataatggtacaatgtacGTGTCATCAAAGAAATTTCAATACAAGGAAGGCCTAAAGATTtctttaatatataaataaaaggCATCTGacaatttttcatcattttctcacaaacaaaatttgttaaatatatttaatatttcagGTAATCCAGGTCAGTCTGTACCAACTGACTGTAAATCCCTTATTTCAAAACTTGAAACCTTGGATACTTACGAAGCAGTCCCATTAGACAATTTTGAACCTAGTGAGGTGAGTGATAGGCGCAAATGGAGAATGAAGATAGAGAGCGTGTTACCATTTCCAGTATCATTGTTTTCAATCAGTTTTGGGAACTACATTGGCAATTCACTTTTTTTATGGAAAATACCATGTGCAAATGAAAGAAGTGCTGAAAAAGAACTTGAAGTAGTGACTCACATTAAGGACAAAATGCCTGTGTTTTCTACCAGAGCAATAAGGAAAGAGTTTTTTGAAAGATATCCGAATCTGAAACCATATGAACTGAGAAATATGTTCTTCAAGCTTACAAATTTTGAATACTGTGCAGAGAATCAAACCACTGCAGCTGTTGATGAACGATTCTTGAAGTTTATTTTATCTAGTGATGATGAAGACTTAATAGTGGACCTTAGGAAAAACAATGGCCGTCCTTGTGACCCGAAGCTACAACCATTTTGGGATGAACTTGCCAAGTTACTGGAGGAGGTTTCAACAGTGGATGATCGCCGCCAGCATTCAACATCCTATCTTCCATTTGCAATTTCTATTGATGATTTACGAGAACAAGTGAAAGCAAGACTTCCTCCAGGTGATCCGACTCCTTCAAATTCCTGGATCAGACTGAATTTCATGCCATCTAACCCAATGGCTAAAACGGCAGCAAACTACACCGGCAGATTCAATGTTAAATATGCTGTACAGCAACGATTGCTGCGTGCACAACATGATGATGCATCCTTTGCCTTACATCAGTTCTACATGTTGAAAGACATGGCCGTCCAGTACAGGGAATTTGCTCACATACAGTGTCTTGATGATAAAGCAATCGTACCCATAGGTGAACCATACCGACCTGTTTCCACTGGTGTTAGGGCACATCATCAAGGACTGACAATTAGCAATAGCAAAGGCCTACTTTGTCTCGATCACGATTACAGCATTGCTGGGATGGTACCTTCAGTGTGCTTTCAAGTGTCTATTCCTGAAAATTCCAGAGATTCATTTCATTCAGGAACCTTACATATTACACTGAAAGACAAGGTATTCCAGAGCTCCACTCCATTTAGGCATGGTATGGAAACCATCAACATTTTGCGGGAGTTTCATAGTCATGATGATGTGAATTTGGATAAGCCAATACTCTTCCGTTATACAGATGGTGGTCCTGACCACAGGACAACATTTCGCTCTGTTCAAGTTGCTGCTTTGCTGGAATTTATGAGTTTGGATTTAGACTTGCTAGTCTGTGTTAGAACAGCCCCAAACCAAAGCTATAATAATCCTGCAGAGAGGATGATGTCAATTTTGAATATTGCATTGCAGAATACCGCCCTTTGTCGTACAGCCATGTCTGAGGGAAGAGAGCTACAAGCAAAGCGATTGACATCACTTGCTTCCATACGAAGATATGCTGAGAAAAATCcagatttcaaaactgactatATAGATTCTATTCAGGAGCCTATCACTATTATTTCTGAACGATTTCAGAAACTTAAACTAAAAGGAAAACCTGCTCATGTGCACAGTGCAGCAACAGATGGAGAAATCAAAGATCTGCTTGAAATTATTCATGTGCTCGATCAAGACTACAAAACAGAAgatatttcaaactttgaaaAATCTAGGATGGTTCATGCATTCATGAAGTCACATGCAAGGTTTCGCCAGTATTCCTTTCAGGTATGGTAatatgcattgtaatttttgcatgTTAAAATGACATATAATGGTGTGAAGTATTAGTTAATGTCCCTTCGTAGAATAATAGCTTGCTAGCTTTTGGTATCCTAATTATTTATGAAGCTTAGATATGCATTAAATTGAGCTTGATCAAAGAAACAGTGCATGTACTAATCTTGTAACGAACACTCATTCTTTCATGCTTTTTCATACTCAGCTAGTATACTAACTTTCCTATTGCACACTCTACCTGCTTGCTAATATAATATGGCTAGGACACTGGATCATAAATTTCAGCTGAAGAAGTGCAAGGATGCTTGCTGCTCATATTGCACAATTAACCCACCTAGACTTCCTCATGATGTGTTTGAACAGCTTTCTTTCTTACCTGACCCAGTATTGGGATGTGATGGCAGATTCAAACCATTTACTGAAGTTTATGGCACTGAAACATCAGATTCAGATAGACCCTCTTTGCACAAAAAACCTGAACTTACAGAGAGAGACAAAAAATTCAAGACCATGCTTGTTGCTGGTTTGTTACATGTTTActtgaaaatcattttaaatgGTGTCAGTTAACAAAGTTTAAACTTCTGCTGGGTACATTTTAAGTTGATAAATGTTGTTCAatctgatatttaaaaaaaatgtgttcaaaacaaGTTCATTTGATATTCTTTACCATTTTCGATGTTGGTAACATCAAAAATGgtaaagtttttatttatttcatccaTCATATGTTGTTCTTTTATTTAATAGCCAAAGTTCGCAACTATGTTGTCTGCCATGACTGTGGAAAAAGACGGGTTGTGTATTCTGCTGCAAAACTAACTAGGGAGCAAGAAACCGCAGTCACTCGTGTGAAGGAAGAGCTGCTTTACTCATGTGGTAACCCTCTTTTCCCTGGTGGTGCTTACCAAGATATTATCATCGTTAAGGAGGGGATGAATTGTCAGAGCCCCATGGAGACCACGTACTATTCTGGTACTCATTTTAATTGATGCATTTTatgagaattttgaaaattgtctaCAATTCTACAGCCTCACAATATATATGCTCTATGGAGGTAGTTGGTAACTTATGACAAACATAATATCAAAATAGTTCATTATTTATAACAGGAACTGCCCAGGTGTTTGAGTCTGTGTGTTTTCATTGTGGCAAAGACGAAGATTTGGCTGATAACgatgaaataaacaatttaaGGTCGAACTATCTTGTTCGTCCCATTTGTAACCACTGTGTAGCCAGTGGAAAGGAGCCGGTTACACGAGCATCAAAGAAACAGcgaaaataaatgtacattacaGAATAAAGTCGATAATGAATCAaaatatggattttttttttttatttcctcctcCTCTGGGACTTAATAATTCTTGGGTTCGTAaacctaaaaataaaaaaatgctGGCCTAACAggtgaaataagaaatatcctaTTAAAGTAAAAAAACCTCTATTTTTCAAGTAATGTAATAGATCTTTATATTATCTTTTACGGCTTGAAAAGACGAGAATGAACATGTAATCAGATCTGCTGTAGCTTGAATATTGAAAATTCTACTCTTGAAAACTTGATTTTGGACTTAGACTTTTTTCGGCAATTAACTTAAAATGCTTTTTGGGACTCATCATCTTATTGATCAAGCTAGAAATATGAACTTGATATAACCTGTTTCGCCCCATTGAGAGGgaaaaaatgatataagaaaCATTAAGATGGGATAATAAATAAGGAAATGAGCCCCCAAAAGCATTTTTTATCACTCGctgtaaaatgactaagtccaaatTGAAAAAGGTTTgggcataaaattttcattatccaccctacatttattttaattacatattctttctcgtcctTTCGAGACGAAGAGAATGATATCAAACTCAATATCATAGctcaataaatgaaaatatgactTCCAATAATCTATTAATTTCCTTATAAGAGTATTAGGCTTATGCCTTATAAGGAAATTAGTAGATTTTTGAAAgccaaattttcattgattgagCTATGACATTGAGCTTTATACCATTTTCTTCGTCTCAATGAGGCGAAAAAGAATAtgccatcaaatattttttccGACCAAAGGGTACCCCCAAACCTAGGCACGGGCCATAACCCTAGCTCTGCGAGATTTAAAATTAGGGTTAGCCCTCAGTCCTGTATTTGTcatccaaaaaatattttgttaccatagTCTTTTTCGCCTTTTTGAGACGAAAAGAATGATATCAAACTCAATATCATAgctcaataaataaaaatatggctTCCAATAATCTATTAATTTCCTTATAAGAGTATTAAGGCTTATGCCTTATAAGGAAATTAGTAGATTTTTGAAAgccaaattttcattgattgagCTATGGCATTGAGCTTTATACCATTTTCTTCGTCTCAATGAGGCGAAAAAGAATAtgccatcaaatatttttttccgaCCAAAGGGTACCCCCAAACCTAGGCACGGGCCATAACCCTAGCTCTGCGAGATTTAAAATTAGGGTTAGCCCTCAGTCCTGTATTTGTcatccaaaaaatattttgttaccatagTCTTTCTCGGCTTTTTGAGacgaaaag
Above is a genomic segment from Ostrea edulis chromosome 3, xbOstEdul1.1, whole genome shotgun sequence containing:
- the LOC125665845 gene encoding uncharacterized protein LOC125665845, with product MEKTCMAWFSIKYIDGSAVRKVFARSEDTQLAGEFVVQGYVGEMRHLVKIEGFKTDPDEANSRQSENAMQIPNDMPMHTVAAFGVRYLVVYYENNAKAVPEPTKRNAFDVLRDVNRVYDWLPPPKRTPSNNKDKLYNDVLQKCMDTFQVGFRRQQQDIGSKIINTLVETLWFIDPFLDKMKERSCKIPDELYFCGYRDLKKCHKKYVGVQMKEPELKASLDALAEVLMYPWWTNPRFQVFYKCVNGLYKALEKYHKFLANQQERTNQNHASPTPVRSLNDNWSLKSIEGNPGQSVPTDCKSLISKLETLDTYEAVPLDNFEPSEVSDRRKWRMKIESVLPFPVSLFSISFGNYIGNSLFLWKIPCANERSAEKELEVVTHIKDKMPVFSTRAIRKEFFERYPNLKPYELRNMFFKLTNFEYCAENQTTAAVDERFLKFILSSDDEDLIVDLRKNNGRPCDPKLQPFWDELAKLLEEVSTVDDRRQHSTSYLPFAISIDDLREQVKARLPPGDPTPSNSWIRLNFMPSNPMAKTAANYTGRFNVKYAVQQRLLRAQHDDASFALHQFYMLKDMAVQYREFAHIQCLDDKAIVPIGEPYRPVSTGVRAHHQGLTISNSKGLLCLDHDYSIAGMVPSVCFQVSIPENSRDSFHSGTLHITLKDKVFQSSTPFRHGMETINILREFHSHDDVNLDKPILFRYTDGGPDHRTTFRSVQVAALLEFMSLDLDLLVCVRTAPNQSYNNPAERMMSILNIALQNTALCRTAMSEGRELQAKRLTSLASIRRYAEKNPDFKTDYIDSIQEPITIISERFQKLKLKGKPAHVHSAATDGEIKDLLEIIHVLDQDYKTEDISNFEKSRMVHAFMKSHARFRQYSFQPKFATMLSAMTVEKDGLCILLQN